A single window of Sulfurimonas sp. hsl 1-7 DNA harbors:
- a CDS encoding Ig-like domain-containing protein has product MKHFFLKTSMLSFSTAIVLGITGCGGGGGDTTPSGTTTSVVSEGTAIDGILSGSTVCIDVNKNNVCDAGEDSTTTDQNGKYSLESTQEGPLLVVGGTDKGTGNAFSGTLKAPAGSSVISPLTSAVQALVDSGKTASEAETSVKKAMGLENVNATLTDFNPLEKIEDPASAADAQKILAQQTKLQVLVHAASVTVAGAGNKNAANTMNDVFAAVAQKFDGATTSVSLDATKIESIAKIAAERVYTGDTVEAVAARVAAKVSAENVAQSVAEDASSAEQSVTLASTVDAISRLNEAITKVNTSTQTEVAALALEALTNAQAQSLANLQAIETLQQEKEAQAALLEAAQIAKEAAEAALAEAEAQAQADLDAYKAYLAAKAEAEAAAKAEAEAQAAAAEAQAAAAAEEAAILEAQAAKEEEAIALQLQAEAEAAAAAAREAAALEAQAAAEAAADLAAAQAAAEAAEALAAETIAKAQVNADSTIVSFYVSQATNDANQTNVLASKIGTFINDNNLTTSAAAVTLLSQSDSNATAASTTLLEMIALQSQVQAMVDANSTDVNTSTQLKLSAETKVALVHANYISNLNLKSSVELILAAEQAAAAAAAEAERILAIITANKTEVNAITVALEGNATVLSSAKDGAVKAASAAQTIADSNPNAQTYADQAKVAADNTVSAYADLLKAVADAQAANVIVNDANVTEQAAIDANVSANAAKVTFEAKATVIGENAAAAATALAAAEAAPVSGSTTPAISFIDGMQFSNFDVWVDYDKTVVELRTHSLNNGTFTENAYELNTTTGVFEASTKANSDYVLGVNGWTTESFKSYTLNNGVITFENGMAVQIAAEYDLANPTAEGTAFIAEINAQVPGEDNVTFNTGAKAYILAFKPTTDLYELWDAPTVQEQDPVTFNWYSTDQTFSTIYDYMQSVNSPAGSYDEVTGMWTGVDFERNTASVQCDMFHNCPVVDSIGTEFTSVSAGMSGNLVVTDHSVNPYPQTKVGTWEAKTVNSQLIVTYTPDAGKESYFQWEDNLIGVADGAVRKGHYQAAATEFKIDTEQAEFNDLAVNDIKSAIATFIANGGTLDGGTTEPTPTQLTAVDDSITTQPDTTVTYNVLANDFGGEGTLFIDSVTQGQNGTVNWTGDIVEYIPNAGYAGSDSFTYTITDGFSVATATVNVNISTNNPPVANSAAFTMLIGETISGNIGAIDPEGATVTYSISAINDPSQVFGTATTLSSDGNFTIETVQEGNATITVTMSDGDVNSTVTYSVFVEASMNTDSLYGMSEASQNLTSTEFDAYATAPQIFPADTPLYSFWGVNTDENGTATLEYDYLEFKTDGTFVNPDSNGTHDSQWNSTMTVSMEGTPVAKAVVINGNMSATEIASEITELGELGITLPTGSVVSKVAVLMLNAEYDIWEQVNAYVDGGATPVTALSEMFGNYTAVYNRENYKRELQFAQGEQFSDGSGTVVEVDMTSVYMGLSMEPTIINPNAGTWTATTYTDNNGTTVDMILMTVDDTLVGAYNKNPILVAPGIVLEDGTTTDRLSRGSYTPANSGFVEYYFNDTAAQEIVNSFNATH; this is encoded by the coding sequence ATGAAACACTTTTTTCTAAAAACATCTATGTTGTCTTTCAGTACAGCAATTGTACTAGGGATAACTGGATGTGGCGGAGGTGGTGGTGATACCACTCCTTCAGGTACAACTACAAGTGTGGTTAGTGAGGGAACAGCAATTGACGGGATACTCTCAGGTTCTACAGTTTGTATCGATGTAAACAAAAATAATGTTTGTGATGCAGGTGAAGACAGTACGACAACTGACCAAAACGGTAAGTACAGCTTAGAGAGTACTCAAGAGGGACCATTATTAGTCGTTGGTGGTACAGATAAAGGTACGGGTAACGCATTTAGCGGAACACTAAAAGCTCCTGCAGGTTCTTCGGTAATCTCTCCTCTTACTTCTGCAGTACAAGCACTTGTTGATAGCGGTAAGACAGCTTCTGAGGCTGAAACAAGTGTAAAAAAAGCGATGGGTTTAGAGAATGTTAATGCAACATTGACTGATTTTAATCCTTTAGAAAAAATAGAAGACCCGGCATCTGCGGCAGATGCACAAAAAATTCTTGCACAACAAACGAAACTTCAAGTTTTAGTACACGCTGCATCGGTTACAGTTGCGGGAGCGGGTAATAAAAACGCTGCAAATACTATGAATGATGTTTTTGCGGCAGTTGCTCAAAAGTTTGACGGTGCGACAACAAGTGTATCACTTGATGCAACGAAAATAGAATCTATTGCAAAAATAGCTGCTGAACGTGTATATACAGGTGATACAGTAGAAGCTGTAGCTGCACGTGTAGCTGCCAAAGTGTCAGCCGAGAATGTTGCACAAAGCGTAGCGGAAGATGCAAGCAGTGCAGAACAATCAGTTACGTTGGCATCCACAGTTGATGCAATAAGCAGGTTAAATGAAGCAATTACAAAAGTAAATACTTCAACACAAACTGAAGTAGCTGCTTTAGCATTAGAAGCATTGACAAATGCACAAGCGCAAAGTTTAGCTAATCTCCAAGCGATAGAAACACTTCAGCAAGAAAAAGAAGCTCAAGCTGCACTATTAGAAGCAGCACAAATTGCAAAAGAAGCTGCTGAAGCTGCATTAGCTGAAGCTGAAGCACAGGCTCAAGCAGATTTAGATGCTTATAAGGCATATTTAGCCGCAAAAGCAGAAGCAGAGGCTGCAGCAAAAGCGGAAGCAGAGGCACAAGCAGCAGCAGCAGAGGCACAAGCAGCAGCAGCGGCAGAAGAAGCTGCAATTTTAGAAGCACAAGCTGCAAAAGAGGAAGAAGCAATTGCTCTTCAACTTCAAGCAGAGGCAGAAGCAGCGGCAGCAGCGGCACGTGAAGCAGCAGCTTTAGAAGCTCAAGCAGCAGCAGAGGCAGCAGCTGATTTAGCAGCAGCACAAGCAGCAGCAGAAGCAGCAGAAGCTTTAGCAGCAGAAACAATTGCCAAAGCACAGGTAAATGCAGATTCTACAATTGTTTCATTTTATGTTTCTCAAGCGACAAATGATGCAAATCAAACAAATGTTCTAGCATCAAAAATCGGTACTTTTATAAATGATAACAATTTAACTACATCTGCGGCGGCAGTTACATTATTATCTCAGTCTGATTCAAATGCAACTGCTGCAAGTACAACATTATTAGAAATGATAGCTTTACAAAGTCAAGTACAAGCTATGGTTGATGCTAATTCAACAGATGTTAATACTTCTACACAACTAAAGTTGAGTGCTGAAACAAAAGTAGCATTGGTTCATGCAAACTACATTTCAAACCTTAACTTAAAATCTTCAGTAGAGTTGATTTTAGCAGCAGAACAAGCCGCAGCTGCTGCAGCGGCAGAAGCTGAAAGAATATTGGCTATCATCACTGCAAACAAAACGGAAGTAAATGCAATTACAGTAGCACTTGAAGGTAATGCAACTGTATTATCTAGTGCAAAAGACGGTGCAGTTAAGGCAGCGAGTGCAGCACAGACTATTGCCGATTCAAACCCTAATGCACAAACGTATGCAGACCAAGCTAAAGTTGCTGCAGATAATACAGTAAGTGCGTATGCAGATCTATTAAAAGCAGTAGCAGATGCACAAGCTGCAAATGTGATTGTAAATGATGCAAATGTAACTGAACAAGCTGCAATCGATGCAAACGTAAGTGCAAATGCTGCAAAAGTAACTTTTGAAGCAAAAGCAACTGTTATAGGGGAAAATGCAGCGGCAGCGGCAACTGCCTTAGCAGCAGCAGAAGCAGCACCTGTAAGTGGCAGTACAACTCCAGCAATCAGTTTTATAGACGGTATGCAGTTCTCTAACTTTGATGTATGGGTAGATTATGATAAAACGGTTGTTGAATTAAGAACTCATAGTTTAAACAACGGTACATTTACAGAAAATGCTTATGAGTTAAATACGACGACGGGTGTTTTTGAAGCCAGTACAAAAGCTAACAGTGACTATGTACTTGGTGTAAACGGCTGGACAACAGAATCATTTAAATCTTATACGCTTAACAATGGTGTGATTACATTTGAAAATGGTATGGCTGTACAAATTGCAGCAGAATACGATTTAGCAAATCCAACAGCTGAAGGTACTGCATTTATTGCAGAGATTAATGCTCAAGTTCCTGGTGAAGATAATGTAACATTTAATACAGGCGCTAAAGCGTATATTTTAGCGTTTAAACCAACAACAGATCTTTATGAATTATGGGATGCTCCAACAGTACAAGAACAAGATCCTGTAACATTTAACTGGTATTCAACAGATCAGACATTTAGTACTATCTATGATTATATGCAGTCTGTAAATTCACCGGCTGGTTCTTATGATGAGGTAACAGGTATGTGGACAGGTGTTGATTTTGAAAGAAATACAGCTTCAGTACAGTGTGATATGTTCCATAACTGTCCTGTAGTTGATTCTATTGGAACAGAATTCACTAGTGTATCTGCTGGAATGAGCGGTAATTTAGTAGTTACGGATCATTCAGTAAACCCATATCCACAAACAAAAGTTGGTACATGGGAAGCAAAAACTGTTAATAGCCAACTTATTGTGACATATACACCTGATGCTGGAAAAGAGAGTTATTTTCAATGGGAAGATAACTTAATAGGTGTAGCAGACGGTGCAGTACGTAAAGGTCACTATCAAGCAGCTGCAACAGAGTTTAAAATAGATACAGAACAAGCAGAATTTAATGATTTAGCAGTGAATGATATTAAATCAGCTATTGCAACATTTATTGCAAACGGCGGTACTCTTGATGGAGGGACTACAGAACCGACTCCAACACAACTGACAGCAGTTGATGATAGTATAACAACTCAGCCGGATACAACTGTAACATACAATGTACTGGCAAACGATTTTGGCGGTGAAGGAACTTTATTCATAGATAGTGTGACACAAGGTCAAAATGGTACAGTTAACTGGACAGGTGATATTGTAGAATATATTCCTAATGCAGGTTATGCAGGAAGTGATAGCTTTACATATACTATAACTGACGGTTTTAGTGTAGCAACAGCGACTGTAAATGTAAACATTTCAACAAATAATCCTCCGGTTGCAAATAGTGCTGCATTTACAATGTTAATAGGTGAGACTATCTCTGGAAATATCGGTGCTATTGATCCTGAAGGTGCTACTGTGACATACAGTATTTCTGCTATTAACGATCCAAGTCAAGTTTTTGGTACAGCTACAACACTCTCTTCTGATGGTAATTTTACGATTGAAACAGTACAAGAGGGGAATGCAACTATAACAGTTACAATGAGTGATGGTGATGTTAATTCAACAGTGACATACAGTGTTTTTGTAGAAGCTTCAATGAACACAGATTCTCTTTACGGGATGAGTGAAGCATCTCAAAATCTAACTTCTACTGAATTTGATGCATACGCTACAGCTCCACAAATCTTCCCTGCAGATACTCCACTATATAGTTTTTGGGGAGTTAATACTGATGAAAACGGTACAGCTACACTTGAGTATGATTATTTAGAGTTTAAAACAGACGGTACATTTGTAAATCCTGATAGTAATGGTACTCACGATAGCCAATGGAATAGTACTATGACAGTTAGCATGGAAGGTACTCCTGTCGCAAAAGCTGTTGTAATCAATGGTAATATGAGTGCAACAGAGATTGCAAGTGAGATCACAGAATTAGGCGAACTTGGTATTACATTACCAACAGGTTCAGTTGTTTCTAAAGTAGCTGTACTTATGTTAAATGCAGAGTATGATATCTGGGAACAGGTTAATGCTTATGTAGATGGTGGAGCAACACCTGTAACTGCTTTATCAGAGATGTTTGGCAACTATACAGCAGTGTATAATCGTGAAAACTATAAACGTGAACTTCAGTTTGCTCAGGGTGAACAGTTTAGTGACGGAAGCGGAACTGTTGTAGAAGTTGATATGACAAGTGTCTATATGGGACTTAGTATGGAACCGACTATTATT
- a CDS encoding acetate kinase, producing the protein MKIAVVNSGSSSLKFKLLELPSGTVLEEKFVEHIGEEHSEIKDHHQALEALAIDFSEIDVIGHRVVHGGEKFHSTVLINDEVVETIRELIPLAPLHNPANLEGIEVMQKFAPNIPQVAVFDTAFHSSLQKEAYMYALPYEMYEKNHIRRYGFHGTSHSYLLKEAAKLLNKEPEETNLISLHLGNGESICAIKNGKSLDISMGFTPLEGLMMGSRSGDLDAEIVLYMQKSLNLSVEEVDTILNKKSGLIGVCGENDIRQILDRNDERAKLAIKMMVRRIHKYIGAYFMLLDGEVDAIVFSGGIGENSQVIREKILDKEILKNLKSFVIKTDEELEIARECYQVVKKV; encoded by the coding sequence ATGAAAATAGCAGTTGTTAACTCTGGGAGTTCCTCTTTAAAGTTTAAGCTCTTAGAGCTTCCGAGTGGAACTGTTTTAGAGGAAAAATTTGTTGAACATATCGGCGAGGAGCACTCCGAGATAAAAGATCATCATCAAGCACTAGAGGCTTTAGCGATCGATTTTAGTGAGATAGATGTGATTGGACACAGGGTTGTTCACGGGGGTGAGAAGTTTCATAGCACGGTTTTAATTAATGATGAGGTTGTTGAAACTATTAGAGAACTTATCCCTTTGGCACCTCTGCATAACCCTGCAAATTTGGAGGGGATAGAGGTGATGCAAAAATTTGCTCCAAATATTCCTCAAGTTGCGGTGTTTGATACCGCATTTCATTCAAGTTTGCAAAAAGAGGCTTATATGTATGCCTTGCCGTATGAGATGTATGAAAAAAATCATATCAGACGTTACGGATTTCACGGTACTTCGCACAGTTACCTTTTAAAAGAGGCTGCAAAGCTTTTAAACAAAGAGCCTGAGGAGACAAATCTTATCTCACTCCATTTAGGAAACGGTGAGAGTATTTGTGCTATTAAAAACGGAAAAAGTCTAGATATCTCTATGGGATTTACTCCTTTAGAGGGCTTAATGATGGGGAGCCGCAGCGGTGATCTTGACGCAGAAATCGTATTGTATATGCAAAAATCCCTAAATTTAAGTGTTGAGGAAGTTGATACTATATTAAATAAAAAATCGGGACTAATCGGAGTTTGCGGTGAGAACGATATACGCCAAATATTAGATCGTAATGATGAGCGTGCAAAACTTGCAATAAAGATGATGGTTCGCAGAATCCATAAGTATATAGGGGCTTATTTTATGTTACTTGACGGAGAAGTGGACGCTATAGTTTTTAGCGGTGGTATAGGTGAAAACTCCCAAGTTATACGAGAAAAGATTTTAGATAAAGAAATATTGAAAAATTTGAAAAGTTTTGTGATAAAAACAGATGAAGAGTTGGAGATAGCACGTGAGTGTTATCAAGTTGTAAAGAAGGTGTAG
- a CDS encoding cold-shock protein — MAELVNGSVKWFNEEKGYGFIQQDNGGDDVFVHFRQVNNPNGGRVSLQEGQKVTFEIGQGQKGPQAENVTAV, encoded by the coding sequence ATGGCAGAATTAGTAAACGGATCAGTTAAATGGTTCAACGAGGAAAAAGGTTATGGTTTCATTCAACAAGATAACGGTGGAGACGATGTATTTGTACACTTCCGTCAAGTAAACAATCCAAATGGTGGTAGAGTTTCTCTTCAAGAGGGACAAAAAGTTACTTTCGAAATCGGTCAAGGACAAAAAGGTCCTCAAGCTGAGAACGTAACAGCAGTATAA
- the pta gene encoding phosphate acetyltransferase, with protein sequence MQIKSLYIASNEKNVGSLFISMGMMELLKRKLHRVAFFRPVIYDKNCKDYNIEFILERYKLDMNYDQCVGFETSYVEEMLSQKREKELINQLIEKFKELEKNYDFILCEGINKDALSATIAYDLNMELAKNFGSGYINVIGAKDKEVKDVYEDLLIENEHISSEASNHFATFVNRISQDKSQELKALLQNIDYTTFIVEENSELSLSTIQDLIEGLDAKEVFVSEHDYYRTFKEVRVAALSLDNFLEHIQEDDLIIVPADRSDIILGLLGALHSSAYPNISGIVFPFNMSIHRNIEKLIDGLKSFKIPILSVATDTYNTAKNIIKLHPRVRVNSERKIALALGEFYKSVDINLIEEKISHTVSDIMTPQMFEYKLFAMARANKKTIVLPEGEDERVLRAAEIILRRDVADIILLGEKEELTHRYLRLGLDLSKAQIIDHKNSELLDGFVEKFYEMRKEKGLTLQASRDAMSHANYFATMMVECGIADGMVSGAVHSTADTMRPALQIIKTAKEISIVSSVFFMCFETKVLVYGDCAINQEPDSKNLADIAIASAKTAKLFDIEPKVAMLSYSTGNSGWGEDVEKVKEATKLVREKVPDLLVEGPIQYDAAINKDVARKKLPNSKVAGEASVFIFPDLNTGNNTYKAVQRSSGAVAIGPIIQGLKKPVNDLSRGCLVADIVNTIAITAIQAGQNENSSC encoded by the coding sequence ATGCAAATAAAATCACTCTATATAGCTTCAAATGAAAAAAATGTAGGTTCATTGTTCATATCTATGGGGATGATGGAACTTCTCAAACGTAAACTTCATAGAGTAGCTTTTTTTAGACCGGTGATCTACGATAAAAACTGTAAAGATTACAACATTGAATTTATTTTAGAGCGTTATAAACTAGATATGAATTATGATCAGTGTGTAGGATTTGAGACCTCGTATGTGGAGGAGATGCTTTCGCAAAAGAGAGAAAAAGAGCTTATTAACCAACTGATCGAAAAGTTTAAAGAGCTTGAAAAAAATTATGATTTTATCTTGTGTGAGGGGATCAATAAAGATGCCCTCAGTGCTACAATTGCCTATGATCTTAATATGGAGCTGGCAAAAAACTTCGGCTCTGGATATATCAACGTCATTGGAGCAAAAGATAAAGAGGTAAAAGATGTTTATGAAGACCTTTTAATAGAAAATGAGCATATCAGTTCCGAGGCTTCCAACCATTTTGCAACTTTTGTCAATCGTATATCTCAAGATAAGTCACAAGAGTTAAAAGCACTTTTACAAAACATTGACTACACCACTTTCATAGTTGAAGAGAACTCTGAACTAAGCCTCTCAACTATCCAAGATCTCATAGAGGGCTTGGATGCAAAAGAGGTGTTCGTATCAGAACATGATTATTATAGAACGTTTAAAGAGGTGCGTGTTGCGGCACTTTCATTAGATAATTTTTTAGAACATATTCAAGAAGATGATCTCATCATCGTTCCAGCTGACAGATCGGACATTATTTTAGGACTTTTAGGGGCACTTCACTCTTCTGCATATCCAAATATTAGTGGGATAGTATTTCCTTTTAATATGTCGATACATCGAAATATAGAGAAACTGATCGACGGACTTAAGAGTTTTAAAATCCCGATCCTCTCAGTTGCAACAGATACTTACAATACCGCAAAAAACATCATTAAACTGCATCCTCGTGTACGGGTCAACTCGGAGCGTAAAATTGCTTTGGCTTTGGGTGAGTTTTATAAAAGCGTAGATATTAATCTGATAGAGGAGAAGATCTCTCATACTGTTAGTGACATAATGACTCCGCAGATGTTTGAGTATAAACTTTTTGCAATGGCACGTGCAAATAAAAAAACAATAGTACTGCCTGAGGGTGAAGATGAAAGGGTACTGCGTGCAGCTGAGATCATTCTGCGCCGGGATGTTGCAGATATTATTTTGCTCGGGGAAAAAGAGGAGTTGACTCACAGGTATCTAAGACTCGGACTTGATCTTTCAAAAGCACAGATAATCGATCACAAAAACTCTGAACTTCTTGATGGTTTTGTGGAAAAATTTTATGAGATGAGAAAAGAGAAAGGCTTAACTCTTCAAGCCTCACGAGATGCAATGAGCCATGCAAACTATTTTGCAACGATGATGGTTGAATGCGGGATTGCCGATGGGATGGTAAGCGGTGCTGTCCACTCCACGGCAGATACAATGCGACCGGCACTGCAGATCATCAAAACGGCAAAAGAGATCTCCATAGTCTCTTCGGTTTTTTTTATGTGTTTTGAGACAAAAGTTTTAGTCTACGGTGATTGTGCGATCAATCAAGAACCTGACAGCAAAAATTTGGCAGACATCGCAATCGCTTCGGCAAAAACGGCAAAACTTTTCGATATCGAACCGAAAGTGGCGATGCTCTCATACTCTACGGGCAATAGCGGTTGGGGTGAAGATGTAGAGAAAGTTAAAGAGGCTACAAAACTAGTGAGAGAGAAAGTGCCCGATCTGCTTGTTGAAGGGCCTATCCAGTATGATGCCGCAATCAACAAAGATGTTGCACGAAAAAAACTTCCAAACTCCAAAGTAGCAGGGGAGGCAAGTGTGTTTATCTTTCCTGATCTAAATACGGGAAACAACACATATAAAGCTGTACAAAGAAGCAGCGGAGCGGTAGCTATCGGACCGATTATTCAAGGTCTTAAAAAGCCTGTAAACGATCTAAGCCGCGGATGCCTGGTAGCTGATATAGTAAACACGATCGCAATTACGGCGATACAAGCGGGGCAAAATGAAAATAGCAGTTGTTAA
- a CDS encoding YchJ family protein produces the protein MCICGNEKDFNECCGAIITKQKAAATAEELMRSRYSAYVQANGEYLVYSAVKENQFNEDIALIEEFSNSVEWLKLDVLDVTPTTVEFKAYYKDKDSIQVLHEKSNFIQEDGIWKYKDGELYNSSVQRNEQCPCGSGKKYKKCCA, from the coding sequence ATGTGTATATGTGGAAATGAAAAAGATTTTAACGAGTGTTGTGGAGCAATTATTACAAAACAAAAAGCAGCTGCAACTGCCGAAGAACTGATGAGAAGCCGCTACTCTGCCTATGTACAGGCAAATGGTGAATACCTTGTATATTCGGCTGTAAAAGAGAACCAGTTTAATGAAGATATTGCCTTGATCGAAGAGTTCTCAAACTCCGTAGAGTGGTTAAAACTTGATGTTTTAGATGTGACACCGACAACAGTAGAGTTTAAAGCATATTATAAAGACAAAGATTCTATTCAGGTATTACACGAAAAAAGTAACTTTATCCAAGAAGACGGGATCTGGAAATATAAAGACGGAGAACTTTATAACTCAAGTGTTCAAAGAAATGAGCAGTGCCCG